Proteins found in one Brachypodium distachyon strain Bd21 chromosome 5, Brachypodium_distachyon_v3.0, whole genome shotgun sequence genomic segment:
- the LOC100844040 gene encoding metal tolerance protein C4: MRRPLAAAVLRLRLLSPSSRPLVHSPSPLHLLLSRRDDDLEDRHPTPPPSPFSPHPLISSPSGAAGLLGLRGWRTLPPAASPPRGTIADAPPVLLNISRSYSLRVATSKKKPLFDDEHSHRAVNTALWCNFLVFTLKFGVWFSTSSHVMLAELVHSVADFANQALLAYGLRSSRRAPDALHPYGYSKERFVWSLISAVGIFCLGSGATIVHGVQNLWSSESPENIQYAALVIGGSILIEGASLLVAIKAVKKGAAAEGMSIRDYIWRGHDPTSVAVMTEDGAAVTGLAIAAASLVAVQMTGNPIYDPIGSIIVGNLLGMVAIFLIQRNRHALIGRAIDDHDMQRVLEFLKSDPVVDSLYDCKSEVIGPGFFRFKAEIDFNGVVLVQNYLERTGRGVWAKQFREASLNKDDEELRRVMANYGEGVVDALGYEVDRLESEIQKIVPGIRHVDIEAHNPEGISI, from the exons ATGCGCCGCCccctcgctgccgccgtcctccgcctccgcctcctctcgCCCTCCTCCCGTCCCCTCGTTCACTCTCCATCccctctccacctcctcctctcccgccgCGACGACGACCTCGAGGACCGCCACCCAACCCCTCCGCCTTCCCCATTCTCGCCTCACCCGCTCATCAGCTCCCCCTCCGgtgccgccggcctcctcggcctccgtGGGTGGCGGACACTCCCCCCCGCAGCTTCACCGCCCAGGGGCACCATCGCGGACGCGCCTCCTGTCCTGCTCAATATCTCCCGCA GTTATTCTCTGCGTGTCGCCACAAGCAAGAAGAAGCCACTCTTCGACGATGAGCACAG CCACCGGGCAGTTAACACAGCACTTTGGTGTAACTTTCTTGTCTTCACGCTAAAGTTTGGTGTGTGGTTTTCAACGTCTAGTCATGTTATGCTGGCTGAGCTAGTGCATTCAGTTGCAGACTTTGCTAACCAG GCCCTTCTTGCATACGGTTTGAGAAGCTCAAGACGTGCTCCAGATGCTCTACACCC CTATGGTTATTCAAAAGAAAGATTTGTATGGTCCTTGATATCCGCAGTTGGAATATTTTGCTTGGGTTCAGGTGCTACTATTGTGCATGGAGTTCAAAACTTATGGAGTTCTGAA TCTCCGGAGAACATTCAGTATGCTGCATTAGTGATTGGTGGATCGATCCTAATTGAAG GTGCTTCACTTCTTGTTGCTATAAAGGCTGTTAAGAAaggtgcagcagcagaaggAATGAGTATCAGGGACTACATCTGGCGTGGTCATGATCCAACTTCGGTTGCTGTTATGACTGAA GATGGGGCTGCTGTTACAGGTCTTGCTATTGCAGCAGCATCTTTGGTGGCTGTTCAAATGACAGGAAACCCTATCTATGATCCAATCGGTTCCATCATTGTTGGTAACTTACTTGGAATG GTTGCGATTTTTCTCATTCAGAGGAACAGGCATGCTTTAATTGGCAGGGCCATTGACGATCATGATATGCAGCGGGTTCTTGAATTTCTCAAGTCTGATCCG GTTGTAGATTCTCTTTATGATTGCAAAAGTGAGGTTATCGGGCCAGGGTTCTTCAGATTCAAAGCAGAAATTG ATTTCAATGGAGTAGTCTTGGTGCAAAATTATTTGGAAAGGACTGGGCGTGGAGTATGGGCAAAACAG TTCCGGGAGGCATCATTAAACAAGGACGACGAGGAGTTACGAAGGGTCATGGCTAACTATG GTGAGGGTGTCGTGGATGCTCTGGGATACGAAGTGGATCGGCTGGAGTCAGAGATCCAGAAGATTGTGCCTGGAATTAGACATGTTGACATCGAGGCACACAACCCGGAAGGGATTTCTATTTAG
- the LOC106865507 gene encoding uncharacterized protein LOC106865507, protein MSDSTRFSNDSDREERYQFDSTPDPSPPVFTRVNIEDSDEEIEDHVPLRVTPSPGVRLKYAINSPRPGEVLPSRGKKVASKPKAEKKEKVKKFKDVPAPTVEEIFVFYSSEEDVEEETRMKRKHRLQHIIRKHSHMLAAEIWRRTKEAESANLYFLAPKLGNFKIARKEGGPHREEFNRRALQIIRDINYVDLSKKPKSKKTSDTEDSDVFPSEPAVELRGPARASRIRGSSLPPLAPRNKPSKDSKGKTKMPEKRKAAEDAEKQFQKDLKKARKASAVGPGSSSKDATAATAAAMASGEVPYPSQVVHIDPVPLAAFNEGTLPDSLMSHVEGLIVAKTQAEEWEQNRSLRVARRLEEDHAEKKRVEKEKKAEEKKRADLTALKKEKELVLKTQAELEKKKKKTMLAEQMKQVAESMKVDKTKSEARKKAAEKTPEVQGGNEEIDREKTEYETRREIGLKARHDTADPSDTEESQDLPQIVPSKKITMTRQASQIAEVKKTAKEFGLKIKMCWGTRAYLQQDAPVPTLKVRVNKVVKKKKIVAPSDPSDPSNPNSSSDEEKEEEKEEERDPAQSDDLMEIDRLPEDLLKPVPKKRRSGLAKDREDRRLSRMFVTSQTMFEDNRELLSPKPKMPISSDREKVYFKALKNTELRHIRLENGLKYKEERSAEDRRFGSFQQQDYYAQILLPRTHFAKMKYINDE, encoded by the exons ATGTCTGATTCAACCCGCTTCAGCAATGACTCTGACAGAGAAGAACGGTACCAGTTTGACTCAACGCCTGACCCCTCACCACCAGTGTTTACCAGAGTAAACATTGAAGActcagatgaagaaattgaagaTCATGTGCCTCTGAGAGTGACACCCTCTCCTGGTGTACGCCTGAAGTATGCTATCAACTCCCCACGGCCTGGTGAAGTTTTGCCCAGTCGTGGAAAGAAAGTGGCGTCTAAGCCCAAGGcagagaaaaaggagaaggtgaagaagtTCAAGGATGTGCCTGCTCCCACTGTTGAAGAAATCTTTGTCTTCTATTCTTCAGAAGAAGATGTGGAAGAGGAGACAAGAATGAAGAGAAAGCACCGTCTCCAGCACATAATCCGCAAGCACTCTCATATGTTAGCCGCTGAGATTTGGAGAAGAACGAAGGAAGCGGAGAGTGCCAACCTGTATTTTCTGGCTCCCAAGCTGGGAAACTTCAAGATTGCCCGCAAGGAAGGTGGACCTCACCGTGAGGAATTCAATAGAAGAGCTCTGCAGATCATCAGAGATATCAACTATGTTGATCTCTCCAAGAAGCCCAAGTCAAAGAAGACTTCAGACACTGAAGACAGTGATGTGTTCCCGTCTGAACCTGCCGTTGAACTGCGCGGTCCTGCCAGAGCATCCAGGATCAGAGGTTCTTCACTGCCTCCTCTTGCGCCTCGCAACAAGCCCAGTAAAGACTCCAAGGGCAAGACAAAGATGCCTGAGAAGAGGAAAGCCGCTGAAGACGCAGAGAAACAGTTCCAaaaggatctgaagaaagctAGGAAAGCCTCTGCTGTTGGACCCGGTTCCTCATCCAAGGATGctactgctgctactgctgccgccatggcctcTGGAGAAGTTCCATATCCTTCTCAAGTTGTTCACATTGATCCAGTTCCGCTTGCTGCTTTTAATGAAGGAACGCTCCCGGATTCCCTCATGAGCCATGTTGAAGGCCTGATTGTTGCCAAGACTCAAGCTGAAGAATGGGAGCAGAACCGCAGTTTGCGTGTTGCCAGGCGGTTAGAAGAAGACCATGCTGAGAAGAAACGTgttgagaaggagaagaaagccgaagagaagaaaagggcTGACCTCACCgccctgaagaaagaaaaggaacttGTGTTGAAAACTCAAGCTgagcttgagaagaagaagaagaaaactatGCTCGCTGAGCAGATGAAACAAGTAGCCGAAAGCATGAAGGTTGATAAGACTAAGAGTGAAGCAAGGAAGAAAGCCGCCGAGAAAACGCCTGAAGTACAAGGCGGAAATGAAGAAATTGATCGGGAGAAGACAGAATATGAGACCCGTCGTGAGATTGGTCTCAAGGCCAGACATGATACAGCTGACCCCTCTGACACTGAAGAAAGTCAGGATTTACCTCAGATCGTTCCATCAAAGAAGATCACTATGACTCGTCAGGCGTCTCAGATTGCTGAAGTGAAGAAGACTGCCAAGGAGTTTGGTCTGAAGATCAAA Atgtgttggggaacgcg ggcatatctccaacaagaTGCCCCAGTGCCAACGCTGAAAGTTCGTGTGAATAAAGttgttaagaagaagaagattgttGCCCCGTCCGACCCGTCAGACCCGTCCAACCCAAATTCCTCAAGTgatgaggagaaagaagaagagaaggaagaagagagagaccCCGCGCAGTCTGATGATCTAATGGAGATTGACCGTCTGCCAGAAGATCTGCTCAAGCCTGTGCCGAAGAAAAGACGATCCGGACTCGCTAAGGATCGTGAAGACAGGAGACTCTCACGGATGTTTGTGACATCTCAAACTATGTTTGAAGACAACCGCGAGCTGTTGTCTCCCAAGCCAAAGATGCCTATATCCTCTGACCGAGAGAAGGTTTACTTCAAGGCCCTGAAGAACACTGAGCTTCGCCACATAAGGCTGGAGAATGGGCTGAAGTACAAGGAGGAGAGATCAGCTGAAGACCGGAGGTTTGGGTCTTTTCAGCAGCAGGACTACTATGCGCAGATTCTTCTGCCACGGACCCACTTTGCCAAGATGAAGtacatcaatgatgaatgA
- the LOC100825777 gene encoding CASP-like protein 2A1, protein MSKMADEKVMAAPESAGVGEDAGEQTVAEARVRPVETLLRAVPLGLCVAAMAVMLRDTQTNEYGTVSYSDLGGFRYLVYANGLCAAYSLVSAFYTAVPRPATLCRSWIVFLLDQVFTYLILAAGAASAELLYLAYNGDKEVTWSEACGVFGGFCRQARTSVGITFGSVLCYILLSLISSYRLFSAYDAPLPAGSKGIEIAAFPR, encoded by the exons ATGTCGAAGATGGCGGACGAGAAggtgatggcggcgccggagagCGCCGGGGTTGGGGAGGACGCGGGGGAGCAGAcggtggcggaggcgcgggTCCGGCCGGTGGAGACGCTGCTGCGCGCGGTGCCGCTGGGGCTCtgcgtcgccgccatggccgtcaTGCTCCGCGACACGCAGACCAACGAGTACGGCACCGTCTCCTACTCCGACCTTGGCGGATTCAG GTACCTGGTGTACGCCAACGGGCTGTGCGCGGCCTACTCCTTGGTCTCCGCGTTCTACACTGCCGTGCCACGGCCGGCGACCCTGTGCCGCTCCTggatcgtcttcctccttgaCCAG gTGTTCACGTACCTGATCTTGGCGGCCGGTGCGGCGTCGGCGGAGCTGCTGTACCTGGCGTACAACGGCGACAAGGAGGTGACGTGGAGCGAGGCGTGCGGCGTGTTCGGGGGATTCTGCCGGCAGGCCCGGACGTCGGTGGGCATCACCTTCGGCTCCGTCCTCTGCTACATCCTGCTCTCGCTCATCTCCTCCTACCGCCTCTTCAGCGCCTACgacgcgccgctgccggccggcAGCAAGGGCATCGAGATCGCCGCCTTCCCGCGCTAG